The following coding sequences lie in one Vitis vinifera cultivar Pinot Noir 40024 chromosome 19, ASM3070453v1 genomic window:
- the LOC104877521 gene encoding uncharacterized protein LOC104877521, protein MAAVEEPLVDQLNITVEEPLVDQLNIEAHATPPQQLAPAQDQKAVFKAGLFTSLISIGGILYPPITATILLSTVLHWLPGLTITAKSLTKIGWALLTIALGYGSSLVLMVSSSPWFALHLIFLSIRFM, encoded by the exons ATGGCTGCAGTTGAAGAACCATTAGTCGATCAGCTCAACATAACAGTTGAAGAACCATTGGTGGATCAGCTCAACATTGAAGCTCATGCAACCCCCCCTCAACAGCTGGCTCCGGCTCAAGATCAGAAGGCTGTTTTCAAGGCTGGGTTGTTCACAAGTCTCATCTCCATTGGAGGGATTCTATACCCTCCCATAACTGCTACG ATTCTGCTCTCAACCGTCCTCCATTGGCTGCCCGGATTGACCATCACAGCAAAATCATTGACCAAAATAGGATGGGCATTACTGACAATTGCATTAGGGTATGGGTCTTCTTTGGTTTTAAtggtttcttcttctccttggTTTGCCCTCCACCTAATCTTTCTTTCCATCCGATTTATGTAA